Below is a genomic region from Ferrovum sp. PN-J185.
TCATCATTTTTATTGAGTACATCCAAATTGTCTTCCAAGGCACCCATCCAAGGAGTCATTTTCTCTTCCTCAGTACCGGGTAGGAAACCAATATCTTCACCTACAGGAACAGTTACCCGGGTCATAATGATTTCAGAGTAAGTTTGGTGTTCTAGGGTCTGCATTAATCCTGCAGCAAGGGTTAGCAGTGTTTTGCCCGTTCCTGCCTGACCTAGTAATGTCACGAAGTCAATATCAGGATCCATCAGGAGGTTTAGCGCAAAATTTTGTTCTCTATTGGCAGCGTTAATACCCCAAATATTATTTTTCTGCGAGGTGTAGTCTCGAATTGTTTGTAATACAGCAAATTGGTTGTTTTTTTCCTTTACAAAAGCATAGAAAGGAGTATCACCATCGTCTTGATAGACAAACTCGTTAAGGAGGAATGTGTTTACCATGGGTCCCTTTACACGGTATAAAGTACGACCCTGTTCCTGCCATGATTCAATATCTTTGCCATGAGAATCCCAGAAATCGGAGGGAAGCTCGCGTGTTCCGGTGTAAAGAAGATCACTGTCTTCAAGTACTTTGTCATTAAAATAATCTTCAGCCTCAACACCCAGAGCACGCGCTTTAATCCGCATGTTGATGTCTTTACTGACTAAAATAACAGGACGGTTAGGTTGTGCACGCTTTAATTCCAGTGCAACTGCTAATATTTGGTTATCACCTTTCTCATGGTTTAATGGTGATGGTAATACTCCGCCCGATAGGGTTTGTAGAAATAAAGAACCAGTGACATTGATTTCACCTTCTCTGGCTAAAGGGATACCGCGTGAAATATCCCCTTTTTCCTTATTGACAATTTCATCAAGAAAACGACTGACCTGTCGAGCATTACGAGCCACTTCAGTCATCCCTTTCTTATTATTATCAAGTTCTTCAAGAATGATCATGGGTAGATAAACATCATGCTCTTCAAACTGAAAGAGTGAAGTAGGGTCATGCAACAACACATTGGTATCAAGGACAAATAGTTTTTTTTCTTCTACGTGTTTTTTGACCATGGACAGAGGTTTCCTTGTGATGTAAGCGATATAGTTTAAAGTGTTTTAATAAAGTCCAGTACTGCCTGGGCGTGACCTGGAACACTCACACCACGCCATTCTTTTCTTAATTTACCTTCTTTATCAATGACAAAAGTACTGCGTTGAATACCTCTTACTTGTTTGCCATACATATTTTTCATTTTAATAACATCAAAAATATTACATGCAATTTCATCAGGATCACTGAGAAGGGGGAAAGGATAATCAAATTTACTTTTAAACTTTTCATGGGAGGACAGGCTGTCTCTGGATATACCTAATATGGAACATTTTAAAGTCTTAAATTCTTCATAAAGGCTTTTAAATTGTAGCCCCTCATCAGTACATCCAGGTGTGTCATCTTTTGGGTAAAAATATAAAACCAAAGGGGCGCCTTTCATCGCACTGAGTTGAAATTTTAATCCGCCTGTGGCAGCTAACTCAAAGTCTGGTACAGAAGTCATTAATTCCATTGTCTAATCCTCATTAATAATTAGTTTTTTAATTTTCATTGCCTATATGTTGACACATTAGTAACCCGGAACGCCCGTTAATTTCCTTCCATTGCATCTCACAGTAAGGAAGAGGGGTGGTAATACCTAAAGCATAATCTGTCATTGTGACAAATTCATAATGTTGTTGTTTCCAGCCTTGAATTAATTGATCAAGAACGTGTATTAACTTCATCCCTTCTAATTCTGCATGCAAGGTAAATACTTGCAATGCTTGGTCTGTATTAGCAGTTAGTGATAATACATGCTGTGCCACATTGGTTTCATTTAGCTCATTTACCCCTATAAGTTCATCAAGTGTGGGTAAAGTGGTGGGTAATTGGGGGCAAGATAAATGTTTACCATTAATAATAGGCAAAAAAGGATAGCTGCCGCGACAATCTGACGATACTAAAAACCGCTTATCATCTAACCATTGATAAGCGTAGTCATTCATCTGCCATCCTGCCGCCCCATGTACACGACAAGGCTCACCATAAATATCATAGAAACGCTCGTAAGCTTTATCCATAAGCGCATGAGTCCAGAGCTGATTGGCCTCTTTAACGCCATCTTGCCAAGCAATATGATCCCAAGTGTGAATTCCCACATCGAAACCTTGAGTAAGGGTATTTTTGATGATGTGGCGTGCTTTAATACCGATATCAGGTCCTGGTAGCAATGTGCCATAAAGAAGAGTTTTTAGCCCGTAATGCTCAATTACAGAGGTGCGTGATACTTTGTTTAAAAAACCAGGTCGAAAGACCCGTTTTATTGCTCGACCTGTATGATCTGGGCCTAAGCTAAACAAAAAGGTAGCAGGTACTTGATGCGAATTAAAGCACTGAATTAGGTTGGGTACTCCCTCCAACGTTCCTCTCAAGGTGTCTACGTCTATTTTTAAAATAATTTGTGCTGTCATAGTTGTGACTATGGCTAATTTTTCTCGGATGCGCAACCCCTACTACATGATAGAATAGAGGGCTAAATTCTTTTGGATCTATTTATTATGGCACGACAACTTCGCAATATCGCAATTATCGCTCACGTAGACCACGGTAAAACCACCCTTGTGGATAAGCTGTTACAACAATCTGGTACTTTTGCAGCGCATCAATCTGTATCAGAAAGGGTCATGGATAGTAATGATCTCGAAAAAGAGAGAGGTATTACGATTTTAGCCAAAAACTGTGCCGTAGAATATGAAGGAACCCACATTAACATTGTGGATACTCCAGGACATGCGGATTTTGGTGGTGAAGTTGAACGTGTGTTATCCATGGTCGACGGTGTTTTACTTTTAGTGGATGCAGTAGAAGGTCCCATGCCACAAACGCGCTTTGTAACAAGAAAAGCACTAGCTCAAGGATTAAAGCCAATTGTTGTTGTGAATAAAATTGACCGACCAGGTGCACGTCCTGATTGGGTGGTAAATCATACATTCGATTTATTTGATAAATTGGGCGCCACAGAAGAACAATTAGATTTTCCGGTGGTTTATGCCTCAGCACTGCAAGGTTATGCGACTCTTGATCCAGCCAATCCAGGTAAAGATTTGAGAGCATTGTTTGAAGCTATCGTGAAGTATGTACCAGAACGTCCAGGTGATCCGGATGGTCCTTTACAATTACAAATCACCTCACTTGATTACTCAAGTTTTGTGGGACGTATTGGTATTGGCAGGATTCATCGTGGAAAAATTAAGCCTAATCAAGAAGTGATGGTTATGCGTGGTCCTGATTCCACACCTAAACGCGCGAAAATTAATCAAGTTCTTGGTTTTAAGGGGTTAGAGCGTGTGCAATTTGAGGTCGCTGAAGCGGGCGATATCGTTTTGATTAACGGGATTGATGATATTGGTATTGGCGTCACTATTACCGATGTCTCTCAACCAGAAGCTTTGCCTATGTTGGCTGTGGATGAACCCACCTTAACCATGAATTTTCAGGTAAATACCTCTCCTTTTGCCGGACAAGAGGGTAAATTTGTCACCAGTAGACAAATACGTGAACGGTTAGATCGTGAACTATTAAGTAATGTTGCTTTACGCGTAGAAGAAACAGATGATACCGATGTATTTCTTGTGTCAGGTCGTGGTGAATTGCACTTAACAATCTTACTTGAAAATATGCGTCGTGAAGGGTATGAACTTGCTGTTTCTCGTCCTCGAGTGCTTATCAAGGAAGTTGATGGACGTAAACTTGAACCATTTGAAATGCTGACAGTGGATGTGGAAGAAACTCATCAGGGTCCTGTTATGCAGGCTTTGGGTGAAAGACGTGGAGAATTACAAGATATGCAGTCTGACGCAAGAGGTCGTGTTAGATTGGATTATAGAATCCCTGCCCGTGGGTTGATTGGTTTTCAGTCTGAATTTTTAACGCTTACCCGTGGTACTGGTCTGATTAGTCACGTTTTTGATGATTATGATGATATGAAACCAGAAATTCCAGCGCGTCATAATGGTGTCTTAATTTCTGCAGAGCAGGGTGAAGCGGTAGCCTACTCTTTGTGGAAACTCCAAGATCGCGGGCGAATGTTTGTTGTACCGGGTGATAGAGTGTATGAAGGGATGATTATCGGTATTCATAGCCGTGATAATGACTTGGTAGTTAATCCTGTTAAAACCAAACAATTAACTAACGTTAGAGCGGCAGGAAAGGATGAGGCAGTGGTACTTACGCCTCCTGTCTTATTGACTTTAGAGTCAGCCATTGAGTTTATTGCTGATGATGAGTTAGTGGAAATCACCCCTGAAACCATTCGTTTGAGAAAACGTCACTTGCAAGAACATGAACGAAAAAAAGCTGCGCGTGGTTCAGAATAGCTTGATTTGGGTAGGTAATAACTAGCAAACTTAAGGTGTTAGATGGCGAAAATCATTGGTTTTGCCGGTTACTCAGGTTCCGGCAAAACGACGCTTATAGAAAAACTGATACCGATTTTTACCGGTAAAGGATTGCGTGTTTCTGTTATTAAACATGCCCATCATCGTTTCGATATTGATATTCCTGGAAAAGATTCTTGGCGACACCGAGAGGCAGGTGCAACAGAAGTGTTAGTGGCATCGAGTCACCGTTGGGTTTTGATGCATGAATTACGCAATGAGCCAGAGCCTGATTTGGATCAGTTAATTAATCGATTAACTGATCCTGATATTATTATCGTTGAAGGTTTTAAAACTCACCCTATAAAAAAAATCGAAGTATGGCGAGAGCTTACACAACACCCAAGAATTGCCCCAAACGATCCCCATGTAGTAGCGGTTGCCAGTGATAAACCAACTCAAGACAATCTTATACAATTGGATATTAACCAACCCCAGCAAATTGTTGAATTTATCCTTAAATTGTCTTAATCAATACAGGATTGTAAGATCATGAATGTAACGCTTAAGTATTTTGCTTCTCTACGTGAAAAATTAAACTTATCCGAAGAAAAAATTGAGTTACCAGAGCACGTTACTAACGGAGAACAGTTGAAACAATTTTTAAGTCAACGTGGCCAAATTTGGCAAGATAGCTTGATCAATTCTGGCACAATTCAAATTGCAATTAACCAAACTCGATGTACATGGCACGATTCTTTTGCAGAAAATGATGAAATAGCTCTTTTCCCGCCAGTCACAGGAGGGTAAACTATGTCGGTACGGATCCAAACTAATTCGTTTGATTTAGGTAGTGAAACCCAACAACTCAGGGCTCAATACCAGCAGGTGGGGGCGGTAGTTGGATTTATTGGTACTGTAAGAGAGCAAGGGTCTCAAGGGCAGCTTACCCACTTGGAGGTGGAGTTTTATCCTGGGATGACTGAGAAGTCGATGCAAGATTTAGAGACCCATGCCAGAGAACGTTGGTCCTTAATTGACGTGTTAATGATTCATCGGATTGGCAAACTAGCCGTCCAAGAGGATATTGTGTGCGTAGTAGTATTAAGTGAACATCGTCAGGATGCTTTTGAAGCTGCTCAATTTTTAATGGATGCATTAAAGTCCACAGTACCTTTTTGGAAAAAAGAAATTTATCTGAACCAGGAAAGATGGGTTGAGGCAAAACAAAGTGATGAACAGGCTTTTTTACGTTGGAAGAACAATTAATTGAAAAGACTCATATACATATCATCTTTCTTATTGTTATTGAATGGTTGTGCTGTCGGACCTGATTTTACTCGTCCTGTCGCTCCTAATGTGTCCTCTTACGTTAAAAATAATAATCCACAAGTAATTAGCTCTAATTCACAAGATGAGTTTGGAGCAACGCAACAGTTAAAGAATCTACCAGTTAAATCTGACTGGTGGACTCAGTTTGGTAATGAAAAGTTAAATCAATTAGTCGATAAGGCTTTAAAGAATAACCCTAATGTCAGTGCGCTGCAGCAAACTCTTGAGGGGGCAATGAATACTGCCTTAGCTCAGGAGAGAACTTTAACGCTTCCTGCCATTAACGCCAATTTATCTGAGACTAAGCAACGATTCAATCCAGCCTCATTTGGACAACCTAGTCCACCTTCCATTTTTAGTTTAACTAATGCCTCAATTGGTGTGTCTTATTCTCTTGATTTGTTTGGTGGAATACGACGCCAAATAGAAGCTACCTATGCCCAAGCAGAGGCACAGCAGTATACCTATGAAGCCGCTAGGATTACGTTAGCCGCCAATGTGGTGACCACTGCCATTCGTCGTGCAGCAGTAAAAAGGCAAATTGAATTAACTAAAAGTATTATTAAAAAACAAGCGGAGATTTATCAAACTACATTACAACGCTATCAAATTGGTGCTTTATCTCAGATGGATGCAGCCAACGCCAAAGAGCAGTTGGCTTTAATAAAAAGTACACTACCAGCTCTTCAAAATCAGTATGCGACACTTGAGAATCAGTTATCTGTTTATCTTGGCCAATTACCGGCGCAAAATGAGCTTAGTGACTTGAATTTAAATGAGATTAAATTACCTCAAGAATTACCCCTCTCAGTACCCTCTGAATTAATTCATCAACGCCCTGATATACTGACTTCAGAAGCATTACTTCATGCGGCTACAGCTCAAGTAGGTGTAGCTATTTCTGGGGAGTACCCCAATATTACAATTAACGCCTCGTATGGTGCTCTAGCGGCAAATCCTAATTCTATTTTTTCAAGAAATTCTGCGATTTGGAGTTTATCCTCTGGATTAGTTCAACCTTTGTTTCGTGGTGGAGCGCTTGAAGCAGAAACGGATGCTGCAAAAGCGTTATTAAAAAGTGCAGCGTTACAATATCAACAAACTGTATTAAATGCATTCCAAAACGTCTCCGATACAATAACCACTCTTGAAACTGATGGACAATATCTTGACCAATCTCATGAAGCTTATGAGGCTGCTAGCAACCAATCTCAACTTACTCAAACCCAATTCGAAACTGGATCGAGTAGTTATCTGCAGTTGTTGAACGCTACATTACATCAACAACAAACTGAGATTACTTTAATTCAAGCTAGAGCAAGTCGATTAAATGATACTGCAGCGCTGTTTCTTGCCTTAGGAGGGGGTTGGCATAACTCACCTTCTCATACTTCAAAATAATTCTGCTTTAGGATGACAATAATGATGGAAAGTCACAACAGTGAAAGTAAATCCTTAACAAAAAAACGCATGATAATCATGTTGATTATTTTTGTGGTGGTAATGGGCGGGATTGTTGGGTTCAATTTATTTAAACAACATGCTATTAAAAAGTATATGAACTCTATGGGAATTCCTCCACAAACTGTTACTACAACCATTATTCATTATAGTGAGTGGACTCCAACTATTGATGAAGTAGCAACATTACGTGCGGTAAGAGGAGTAAACATAAGTACCGAATCAGCTGGATTAGTAAAAGTCGTTAAGTTTCATTCAGGGCAACACGTTAAAAAAGATCAAATTTTATTAGTCATTAATAATGATGCTGAAGTGGCTCAATTAAAAGTACTCAAAGCCAACTTAAGTTTAGCTAAGTTAGTACTTGAGCGTGACCGTAAACAATATGGCTTTAAAGCCATTAGTCTTGCTCAATTACAATCAGATGAAGCGGATTATCAAAGTAAGACTGCACAAGTTCAAGCACAACAAGCCTTGGTTGAGAAAAAAATTATACGTGCTCCATTTTCTGGTCAAATTGGAATAACGACTGTTAATCCAGGTCAATACATCAACGTAGGAGATAAAATTGCAACGCTTCAGCAGACGTCTCCTATCTTGGTGGATTTTACTGTGCCCCAACAGCAACTTCGATTCCTTAAAACAAAGCAGCCAATTTCATTAACCACTGATGTTTGGCCAAAACAAATTTTTAAAGGTGAAATTGAAGCAATTAGTTCTGAGGTAGATCAGGCAACGCGAAATATTGCCATACAAGGTGCAATCACTAACGATCAACATCAATTGTTACCAGGCATGTTCACTATGGTTCATTGGCAATACGGTAAGGCTCAATCTTATTTAACTTTGCCGCAAACTGCGATTACATTTAATCCCTATGGTGCCACAGTGTTTGTTGTCAAACATCCTGCCGAGAGTAAATTACCTGTAGCACAACAAGTATTTATTACAACTGGTGCAACACGTGGAGATCAGGTTGCGGTAATGTCAGGAATTAAAGAAGGGGATGAGGTGGTAACCAGTGGACAGCTTAAATTAAAAACGGGTATACCCGTTTCCATTAGTCATATGGTGGAACCTCCCAATAATCCTGCCCCAACACCTCAAGAACATTAATTAGGATAGAGCATAATGTCTTTTACAGATATTTTTATACGTAGGCCTGTCTTATCAATTGTGGTTAGTCTTTTTATATTGGTATTAGGGTTACGATCCATATTTGGTTTACCAGTTAATCAATATCCACGTACGCAAAATGCGGTAGTCACTATCACTACTAATTACTTTGGTGCGGATGCAAAAACTGTTGCAGGATTTATTACTCAACCGCTAGAGTCTGCAATTGCTCAGGCTCAAGGTATCGATTATTTGTCGTCAAATAGTTTACTTGGTACATCCATTATTACCGCTACCTTAAGACTGAATTATGATCCCAACAAAGCATTAACAGAAATTAATACACAAGTTAATACAGTTCTTAATCAATTGCCGACAGGGACTCAACAACCTGTTTTGTCTGTAAAAGTAGGTGAAACAATTGATTCCATGTATATGGGCTTTTATAGCGATGTACTACCCACAAATAATGTTACTGATTTTTTATTAAGAGAAGTTAAACCTCAATTAGATTCAATTGAGGGGGTTCAAACTGCCGAAATATTAGGGGCACGTAATTTTGCTCTAAGAGCTTGGTTAATTGACAGCAAAATGGCTTCATTTGGTATTTCTGCACAGGATGTTTCCGCAGCATTAGCAGCTAATAATTATCTAGCTGCAATTGGTTCTAGTAAAGGGCAGGCTGTGAGTGTTGATTTAACCGCTAATACAGATTTACATAGCGTAGAAGAATTCAGTAATTTAATTGTAAAACAATCTGGTAATACAACGGTACGTCTTAAGGATGTCGCCCATGTTGTGTTGGGTGCCGATAATTATGATTTTAATGTGGCGTTTGATGGCCAAAAATCTGTTTTTATTGGTATTAAAGTAGCACCAAATGCCAATGTATTGGACGTAGCGAAACGGGTAAGGGCTGTTTTTCCGTCAATTAAAGCGAAATTACCAACCGGACTAACAGGTAATATTGTTTATGACTCAACGCAATACATTACTACCTCTATTCATGAAGTAGCAAAAACCCTTCTTGAAGCACTTGTCATAGTGACTTTAGTCATCTTTGTTTTCTTAGGAAATATCAGAGCAGTTGTGATACCAGTAGTAGCCATGCCACTCTCATTAATTGGCACGTTTCTTATTATGCTGATATTGGGCTACTCCATTAATTTGCTGACATTACTCGCTTTGGTTCTTGCCATTGGTTTGGTTGTTGATGACGCCATTATTGTTGTGGAAAATGTTGATCGTCATATGAATGAAGAGGGTAAATCTGCCTGGGATGCTGCAATATTAGCAGCCAGAGAATTAGGTGGTCCTATTCTTGCTATGACAGTGGTACTTATTGCTGTGTATATACCTATTGGTTTTCAAGGAGGGTTAACCGGCGCATTATTTACTGAGTTTGCTTTTACTCTAGCAGGGGCAGTGACGGTATCTGGAGTAATAGCACTGACCTTGTCTCCGATGATGTGTTCTAAATTTTTTACTAGTAATCAACACAATAATTCTTTTGCACACTGGATTGATAAACAATTTGAACGGGTTCATAACAAATATCATCGTCTTTTAAGTGTATTACTCCAGACTAAATCTGTTTTAGTAGTGATGGGTGTCTTGTTACTATTTAGTGCTGTCTATTTATTTGCGACTTCAGCTAAAGAATTAGCGCCCACAGAAGATCAGGGAATTGTTCTTTATTCGATGACAGGCCCTGCTAATCCTTCAGCAGATGAGATGCAACGCTTTGCAGAAGAGTTACATAAAATTGCAAAAACTGAGCCTGAGTATATGCAAATGTTCCAAATTACTGGCTCTCCGGTTATTAATCAAGGTATTGGTGGGGTGGTGTTTAAACCTTGGGACCAGAGAACAAGAAGCGCTGAGGCCTTACAAAAAGACTTACAAATGAAGTGGGGACAATTACCAGGAGCACGCGTGGCAGCGTTTCAGTTTCCTCCCTTACCTGGAACACAAGGTCTTCCTGTTCAATTTGTTATTAACACCACTGATTCATTTGGTAATTTAAATGATGTTGCACAAAAGGTAGTTGATGATGCTAGAAAAAGTGGCATGTTCTTCTTTGTTGATGCGGATTTGAAGTTAGATAAACCGCAGGCTACTTTTGTAGTTGATAAAAATTTAGCAAGCAATCTTGGTTTGACACAAAGGGATATTGCTAATTCTCTCAATAGTGCATTAGGGGCAGGTTACGTAAATTATTTTTCAATTGATGGTCGCTCTTACAAAGTGATACCCCAAGTAGAACAGGTTGATCGATTAAATCCAGATCAGTTGTTAGATTTACATTTTAAAACTCCGAATGGTCAAATGGTGACTGCGAGATCGATAGGTACCATTAAGCGAGAGGTTGTACCAGAGGTAGTAAGCCATTTTCAACAATTAAATGCTACTACGATTGCCGGTGTGGCTACTCCTTTTGTTACTCAAGATCAAGTTTTAGCTTTTTTAAAAGAGACTACAAAAAAATACGCACCAAGCGGATATAACATTGATTATTCTGGGGCATCAAGACAGTATATTAAAGAGTCTGGTAGTTTTGTTGTGACACTATTGTTTGCAATTTTAATGGTCTTTTTGGTATTAGCGGCCTTATTTGAAAGTTTTCGTGATCCTGTGGTTATATTAATTTCAGTACCTATGGCTCTATTTGGAGCGCTAATTTTTATCAATCTAGGGCTTACTACACTAAATATTTATACACAGGTTGGATTGGTTACACTGATGGGTTTAATTAGTAAGCATGGTATTTTAATTGTTCAGTTCGCAAATCAAAAACAAAAAGAGGGATTAACAAAACTTGAAGCAGTGATTGAAGCTTCTGCAATAAGACTACGTCCAATCTTAATGACAACAGCTGCTATGGTTTTAGGAGTTTTACCCTTAGTAATTGCAAGTGGCGCTGGGGCAGCTGGAAGAAGGGCGATGGGTATTGTGATTTTTTCTGGTTTATCTATTGGGACACTCTTTACTTTATTTGTTGTCCCCGCCGTGTATTTGGCTTTAGCGCAAACACACAAAGCGGGAAATAATCAGCAATAAGTTTATTTTTCTACGAATGCACGTTCAATGACGTAATCACCTGGTTCACCTACACCAGTTGATATTTTAAACCCGCGCTCATCAAGAAGAGCTGATATATCTTTGAGCATACCTGGACTACCACAAATCATTGCTCGATCCACTTCAGGGTTAAGCGGTGGTAAGCCTATATCATTGAAGAGTTGTCCAGTTTCAATAAGCGTAGTAACACGTCCTGTGGTTTCAAATTCTTCACGTGTAACGGTGGGATAATAGATCAGTTTTTGTTTAACTTCTTCACCAAAAAACTCATTGTTTGGCAGTTCATGTTTAATGAAATCACGATACGCTAATTCAGATACTTGCCTTACGCCATGTACTAAAATAACTTTGTCAAAACGTTCATAGGTTTCAGGATCCTTGATAATACTCATAAAAGGAGCAAGACCTGTACCTGTAGCAAATAAGTAAACATGTTTACCTGGGAGTAAGTCGTGTATGACTAACGTCCCTACAGGTTTTTTACTCACTAGTATGTCATCACCCACTTGTATATGTTGAAGGCGAGA
It encodes:
- a CDS encoding peroxiredoxin produces the protein MELMTSVPDFELAATGGLKFQLSAMKGAPLVLYFYPKDDTPGCTDEGLQFKSLYEEFKTLKCSILGISRDSLSSHEKFKSKFDYPFPLLSDPDEIACNIFDVIKMKNMYGKQVRGIQRSTFVIDKEGKLRKEWRGVSVPGHAQAVLDFIKTL
- a CDS encoding 4-deoxy-4-formamido-L-arabinose-phosphoundecaprenol deformylase, encoding MTAQIILKIDVDTLRGTLEGVPNLIQCFNSHQVPATFLFSLGPDHTGRAIKRVFRPGFLNKVSRTSVIEHYGLKTLLYGTLLPGPDIGIKARHIIKNTLTQGFDVGIHTWDHIAWQDGVKEANQLWTHALMDKAYERFYDIYGEPCRVHGAAGWQMNDYAYQWLDDKRFLVSSDCRGSYPFLPIINGKHLSCPQLPTTLPTLDELIGVNELNETNVAQHVLSLTANTDQALQVFTLHAELEGMKLIHVLDQLIQGWKQQHYEFVTMTDYALGITTPLPYCEMQWKEINGRSGLLMCQHIGNEN
- a CDS encoding PhoH family protein, translated to MVKKHVEEKKLFVLDTNVLLHDPTSLFQFEEHDVYLPMIILEELDNNKKGMTEVARNARQVSRFLDEIVNKEKGDISRGIPLAREGEINVTGSLFLQTLSGGVLPSPLNHEKGDNQILAVALELKRAQPNRPVILVSKDINMRIKARALGVEAEDYFNDKVLEDSDLLYTGTRELPSDFWDSHGKDIESWQEQGRTLYRVKGPMVNTFLLNEFVYQDDGDTPFYAFVKEKNNQFAVLQTIRDYTSQKNNIWGINAANREQNFALNLLMDPDIDFVTLLGQAGTGKTLLTLAAGLMQTLEHQTYSEIIMTRVTVPVGEDIGFLPGTEEEKMTPWMGALEDNLDVLNKNDDEAGDWGRAATRDLIRSRIKIKSLNFMRGRTFLSKYLIIDEAQNLTPKQMKTLITRAGPGTKVVCLGNIAQIDTPYLTEGSSGLTYVVDRFKGWRHSGHVTLQRGERSRLADYAAEVL
- the moaD gene encoding molybdopterin converting factor subunit 1 — protein: MNVTLKYFASLREKLNLSEEKIELPEHVTNGEQLKQFLSQRGQIWQDSLINSGTIQIAINQTRCTWHDSFAENDEIALFPPVTGG
- a CDS encoding efflux RND transporter periplasmic adaptor subunit, which encodes MMESHNSESKSLTKKRMIIMLIIFVVVMGGIVGFNLFKQHAIKKYMNSMGIPPQTVTTTIIHYSEWTPTIDEVATLRAVRGVNISTESAGLVKVVKFHSGQHVKKDQILLVINNDAEVAQLKVLKANLSLAKLVLERDRKQYGFKAISLAQLQSDEADYQSKTAQVQAQQALVEKKIIRAPFSGQIGITTVNPGQYINVGDKIATLQQTSPILVDFTVPQQQLRFLKTKQPISLTTDVWPKQIFKGEIEAISSEVDQATRNIAIQGAITNDQHQLLPGMFTMVHWQYGKAQSYLTLPQTAITFNPYGATVFVVKHPAESKLPVAQQVFITTGATRGDQVAVMSGIKEGDEVVTSGQLKLKTGIPVSISHMVEPPNNPAPTPQEH
- the mobB gene encoding molybdopterin-guanine dinucleotide biosynthesis protein B; translation: MAKIIGFAGYSGSGKTTLIEKLIPIFTGKGLRVSVIKHAHHRFDIDIPGKDSWRHREAGATEVLVASSHRWVLMHELRNEPEPDLDQLINRLTDPDIIIVEGFKTHPIKKIEVWRELTQHPRIAPNDPHVVAVASDKPTQDNLIQLDINQPQQIVEFILKLS
- a CDS encoding molybdenum cofactor biosynthesis protein MoaE; amino-acid sequence: MSVRIQTNSFDLGSETQQLRAQYQQVGAVVGFIGTVREQGSQGQLTHLEVEFYPGMTEKSMQDLETHARERWSLIDVLMIHRIGKLAVQEDIVCVVVLSEHRQDAFEAAQFLMDALKSTVPFWKKEIYLNQERWVEAKQSDEQAFLRWKNN
- the typA gene encoding translational GTPase TypA encodes the protein MARQLRNIAIIAHVDHGKTTLVDKLLQQSGTFAAHQSVSERVMDSNDLEKERGITILAKNCAVEYEGTHINIVDTPGHADFGGEVERVLSMVDGVLLLVDAVEGPMPQTRFVTRKALAQGLKPIVVVNKIDRPGARPDWVVNHTFDLFDKLGATEEQLDFPVVYASALQGYATLDPANPGKDLRALFEAIVKYVPERPGDPDGPLQLQITSLDYSSFVGRIGIGRIHRGKIKPNQEVMVMRGPDSTPKRAKINQVLGFKGLERVQFEVAEAGDIVLINGIDDIGIGVTITDVSQPEALPMLAVDEPTLTMNFQVNTSPFAGQEGKFVTSRQIRERLDRELLSNVALRVEETDDTDVFLVSGRGELHLTILLENMRREGYELAVSRPRVLIKEVDGRKLEPFEMLTVDVEETHQGPVMQALGERRGELQDMQSDARGRVRLDYRIPARGLIGFQSEFLTLTRGTGLISHVFDDYDDMKPEIPARHNGVLISAEQGEAVAYSLWKLQDRGRMFVVPGDRVYEGMIIGIHSRDNDLVVNPVKTKQLTNVRAAGKDEAVVLTPPVLLTLESAIEFIADDELVEITPETIRLRKRHLQEHERKKAARGSE
- a CDS encoding efflux transporter outer membrane subunit, with amino-acid sequence MKRLIYISSFLLLLNGCAVGPDFTRPVAPNVSSYVKNNNPQVISSNSQDEFGATQQLKNLPVKSDWWTQFGNEKLNQLVDKALKNNPNVSALQQTLEGAMNTALAQERTLTLPAINANLSETKQRFNPASFGQPSPPSIFSLTNASIGVSYSLDLFGGIRRQIEATYAQAEAQQYTYEAARITLAANVVTTAIRRAAVKRQIELTKSIIKKQAEIYQTTLQRYQIGALSQMDAANAKEQLALIKSTLPALQNQYATLENQLSVYLGQLPAQNELSDLNLNEIKLPQELPLSVPSELIHQRPDILTSEALLHAATAQVGVAISGEYPNITINASYGALAANPNSIFSRNSAIWSLSSGLVQPLFRGGALEAETDAAKALLKSAALQYQQTVLNAFQNVSDTITTLETDGQYLDQSHEAYEAASNQSQLTQTQFETGSSSYLQLLNATLHQQQTEITLIQARASRLNDTAALFLALGGGWHNSPSHTSK